TTCCATTAAAATCGGATAAGAAATATTTACTGCTGGAATTTCCAACCAGTACACAAATGATAATGTGTCCTGGTCATACTGTTTCCACTTCTGCTTGATCTTTTGAATCCTCATTTCTCTGTATTTTAAAGAACCGATCTTGTATAAAGGTTTGGCGATGATAAAACTTCCTGAAAGAAATAATAAAAGCTGGATGAATGTGACTATTCTCTTTTTTTTCATTTTCGGAATCCTTTGTTCACAATGTCCATTCTCCGTAGCAGGCTACAGCGAAGGATAAAAGCCTGTAGAAATGTAACATTTTTTTGTTTTCGTAGGGAACAGGCATGCCTGTTCCCTACTTTTAAAATAACATTATTTTCTTATCATTTTCATCTGCTGAATATCCTGATCACAATAACTATCAGGATCATCGCAAATCCTATCAGCAATATCAGATAATTATTCGTTGCCGTCCCATAAAACACGGACGGATCCCAGCCTTTGGGAAGATTGACCGGAACTTTCACGATTTTCAGAGTTCCGTCAGGCTGTTTCTCTTGTTTCATTTTATATTCGACTGCTACCCGCGAGGTATATTGCGAAACAAGTTGATGTTCGAGTGCAACTTGAAGAACCTGATCCCTCAATTTTTTATTTATTTCAGGATTCCTGGATTTCATCATCTGATACATCAGGTCATGGATATTTGCTCTGCCGAACATTTTTTCGATGGCAGGAAAGGTTTTTGATTTCCTTTGATCTATTGGAAAATCGTAGATCACCTCTTCCCCATTCAATATTCCTGATATTTTCATCTTTCCTTTAAAATCGGAAGGATATTTTGCAAAAACCTGCAAAGGTCTCTCATAAAATACATCAGGACACAATTTTGGGAAATGCTCAACGATTTTTTCTTTTCCTGTTTTGGAATTCAGCCATTTGATCGCAATATCAGTCAAAACCGGATTTTCCAGAGTCTTGAAGAAATCACTCATCACTTCTCCAATATCTTCGTGTGAATGAATGAAACGCGACTGTCCTCTCCCGATCTCCGCCATTTTTTTCATCAGATGTTCATTGGGGGCACTACCGATCCCGAAAGTAAAAAGCCGACCATTTCCCAGTTTATCATTGAGCAGATGAAATAATGTGTTCTCATTTCCAACACAACCGTCAGTCAGGAAAACAATCATTTTCAGGGCATAATCTCTGGTTGGAAGATCGAGCACATAACGAAGAGCTTTCTGCATTTCCGTTCCACCTCCGGATTGGAGAGAATTGATGTATCCTTTTGCAGATTCGATCTTATCAGAAGTTGCTTTCCGCAGGACAGGACTGAAATAAGAAAATTCATTAGCAAACCGCACGATCGTAAATTGATCTTCATTCCGAAGCATTTTCAGACATTGCTTCAAACCTTGTTTTGCCTGTCCGATAGATGAGCCGGACATAGAACCGCTTGTATCTATCAGAAAGATCACATCGCGAGGAATAAAAACAGTTTTTTCCTTTTTTGTGGGTGGAAAGACTGTGATCATACTATAAGTTGAATTTTCCGATTTGGAATCGAGTAGAGAAATCCGGGGAGAATTGTTTTCCTTCAAATATAGTTTCAGATTAAAATCACAATCAGGAGCAGTTTTGCCTTCAGCAAGAGAAACAAGAAATTTTTGCGAATTTATCTTCTCGATATCGATAGCGTGTGTCGATGAAAATCCATCCTTTATAGGAAGACCATCAATCTCGATATTTAAGGAAAGATAATGTTCATTCTCCATATTCAATGGAATTAAAGGAGGATTTATGCGATGAGCATCATTGACATCTGAAGTGACATAAACATTGGAATTTTCATCTCTCTCTAATTTATACGGAATATACCTTTGACCGATAACCATCGGAAAATTGAGTTCATACTTTCCCTTCTGATACTCCAGTTTTTCAAGGTAAGAA
This is a stretch of genomic DNA from Candidatus Cloacimonadota bacterium. It encodes these proteins:
- a CDS encoding marine proteobacterial sortase target protein, coding for KILFIFFIIFLVFLPNCSKEKKEEIKKPEVDKTRVEAIKDSIPQKILKPEIPRPKIKKLKKEEKKGGVLFARNSNNSQIILPLKKTDVEMKITAGISQTDVTQTFYNDTKNPLEAIYIFPLPSQATITGMELRIGNKIIESVVKEKKEAKRTYENAKKQGKRTALLEQERENIFTTSVANFQPGETVKVSFSYLEKLEYQKGKYELNFPMVIGQRYIPYKLERDENSNVYVTSDVNDAHRINPPLIPLNMENEHYLSLNIEIDGLPIKDGFSSTHAIDIEKINSQKFLVSLAEGKTAPDCDFNLKLYLKENNSPRISLLDSKSENSTYSMITVFPPTKKEKTVFIPRDVIFLIDTSGSMSGSSIGQAKQGLKQCLKMLRNEDQFTIVRFANEFSYFSPVLRKATSDKIESAKGYINSLQSGGGTEMQKALRYVLDLPTRDYALKMIVFLTDGCVGNENTLFHLLNDKLGNGRLFTFGIGSAPNEHLMKKMAEIGRGQSRFIHSHEDIGEVMSDFFKTLENPVLTDIAIKWLNSKTGKEKIVEHFPKLCPDVFYERPLQVFAKYPSDFKGKMKISGILNGEEVIYDFPIDQRKSKTFPAIEKMFGRANIHDLMYQMMKSRNPEINKKLRDQVLQVALEHQLVSQYTSRVAVEYKMKQEKQPDGTLKIVKVPVNLPKGWDPSVFYGTATNNYLILLIGFAMILIVIVIRIFSR